A window of the Gossypium hirsutum isolate 1008001.06 chromosome A03, Gossypium_hirsutum_v2.1, whole genome shotgun sequence genome harbors these coding sequences:
- the LOC121221416 gene encoding phytosulfokine receptor 1 has product MLQLLDLSWNSLGGSLPSRIGKFEYLFYLDLSNNSFSGEIPESLTGLENLVHKTALLKESCEHISLIKSKEQGRPRLVYDNICNFPPTIDLSHNKFTGPIWPSFGNLKNLHVLNLEENNLSGSIPDSISGMTSLEVLDLSCNNLSGEIPYSLVHLSFLSVFNVSYNRLYGDTPSGGQFMTFPDSSFDGNQALCPRLVAPCQRKQIHPVVSPGKKMKIMDWNFGIGAAIGFLLCVFFCFKSGWVIPKGRVCRC; this is encoded by the coding sequence ATGTTGCAATTGCTGGATCTGTCATGGAATTCATTGGGAGGTTCCCTTCCTTCTCGGATAGGCAAGTTCGAATATCTCTTTTACTTGGACTTGTCTAACAATTCCTTTTCCGGGGAGATACCGGAAAGTTTAACTGGACTAGAAAACCTTGTCCACAAAACTGCTCTACTGAAAGAATCATGTGAACACATCTCTCTCATAAAAAGCAAAGAGCAAGGTAGGCCACGCTTGGTATATGACAATATATGCAACTTCCCACCGACTATTGATTTAAGTCATAACAAGTTTACTGGACCAATCTGGCCAAGCTTTGGGAACTTGAAGAACCTTCATGTATTGAATTTGGAAGAGAACAACCTTTCAGGAAGCATTCCAGACAGTATCTCAGGGATGACAAGCTTGGAAGTATTAGATTTATCTTGTAACAATCTCTCCGGTGAAATACCTTATTCTCTGGTACATCTCAGCTTTTTGTCTGTATTCAATGTATCATACAATAGGCTTTACGGGGATACACCTTCAGGAGGTCAATTCATGACATTCCCTGATTCAAGCTTTGATGGGAACCAGGCTCTCTGTCCTAGACTAGTCGCACCATGTCAAAGAAAACAGATTCATCCAGTTGTGTCCCCTGGTAAAAAGATGAAGATTATGGATTGGAACTTTGGAATTGGAGCagcaattggttttcttctctgTGTCTTCTTTTGCTTCAAATCAGGCTGGGTTATTCCTAAAGGAAGGGTATGCAGATGCTGA
- the LOC121218422 gene encoding phytosulfokine receptor 1-like has translation MSLVFILLAVMLQQMIQASQEPACHMNDLTALKGFTKCLEQDIGGWNWSSSNCCSFTGITCDNSSVIYGRVVGLELGNKRLTGTICESLVGLEQFRILNLSLNSLHGKIPANLFRFRNLEVLDLSNNYLVGPLPSAIHLPSIKYLDLSKNYFSSFISMQFCTSSSHIQYLDLARNFFGEGSIYLENCTSLQYVFLNGNGLSGTFPENLFRLQHSDGSLPDVFGRLRKLESFSASSNRLTGLLPASLVNSAPLLRIDLHNNSLDGPIRINCSAMAQVTSLHLGSNNFQGPVPASLSSCQSLTVLHLARNKLGGVVPFEFRNLHALEFLSLGNTSINNISTALDILQHCKNLTILDLGLNFYQEEMPSNVNLQFTSLTALIFHFIT, from the exons ATGTCTTTGGTTTTCATTTTGTTGGCTGTCATGCTTCAGCAGATGATACAGGCATCTCAAGAACCAGCATGCCATATGAATGACTTAACGGCCCTCAAAGGTTTCACCAAATGTTTAGAACAGGATATTGGCGGGTGGAACTGGAGCAGCTCCAACTGCTGCTCATTTACAGGCATCACTTGTGACAATTCCTCTGTTATATATGGAAGAGTGGTCGGGTTAGAGCTTGGGAACAAAAGACTTACAGGCACTATATGTGAGAGTTTGGTGGGATTGGAGCAATTCAGAATCCTGAACCTCTCGCTTAATTCTCTCCATGGTAAAATTCCTGCCAACTTGTTTCGTTTTCGGAACCTAGAAGTCCTTGACTTGAGTAACAATTATCTCGTCGGTCCACTTCCTTCTGCAATTCATTTACCATCAATTAAGTACTTGGATCTCTCAAAGAATTATTTCTCTAGCTTCATCAGCATGCAATTCTGCACAAGTTCATCTCATATCCAATATCTTGATCTTGCACGTAACTTCTTCGGAGAAGGTTCGATATATTTGGAGAATTGTACTTCATTGCAGTATGTTTTCCTTAATGGAAATGGTCTGTCAGGAACTTTCCCTGAGAATTTGTTCCGGCTACAACATTCCGA TGGAAGTCTTCCAGACGTTTTTGGGAGACTGAGAAAGCTAGAATCCTTCTCTGCCAGCTCAAATAGATTAACTGGATTATTGCCTGCTTCTTTGGTGAATTCGGCTCCACTTTTGAGGATCGATCTGCACAACAACAGTCTTGACGGTCCAATCAGAATAAATTGTTCTGCAATGGCCCAAGTCACCTCACTTCATCTCGGTTCTAACAATTTCCAGGGGCCAGTTCCTGCTAGTCTATCCTCTTGCCAGAGCTTGACAGTTCTGCATCTTGCACGCAACAAACTCGGTGGTGTAGTTCCATTTGAGTTTAGAAATCTGCATGCACTGGAATTCCTCTCGCTCGGAAACACCAGCATCAATAATATATCCACAGCACTGGATATACTACAACACTGCAAAAATTTGACTATATTGGACCTTGGTTTGAACTTTTACCAGGAAGAAATGCCTAGCAATGTGAATCTGCAATTCACGAGTCTTACGGCACTTATATTCCATTTTATCACCTGA
- the LOC107887931 gene encoding phytosulfokine receptor 1-like — protein sequence MFSGPIWPSFGNLKNLYDLSLEENNLSGSIPDSISGMTSLEVSYNRLYGDTPSGGQFMTFPESSFDGNQALCPRLLAPCQRKQIPPLVSPGKEMKIVDWNFGIGAY from the exons ATGTTTAGCGGACCAATCTGGCCAAGTTTTGGGAACTTGAAGAACCTTTATGATTTGAGTTTGGAAGAGAACAACCTTTCAGGAAGCATTCCAGATAGCATATCAGGGATGACAAGCTTGGAA GTGTCATACAATAGGCTTTACGGGGATACACCCTCAGGAGGTCAATTCATGACATTCCCTGAATCAAGCTTTGACGGGAACCAGGCTCTTTGCCCTAGATTACTGGCACCATGTCAAAGAAAACAGATTCCTCCACTTGTGTCCCCTGGTAAAGAGATGAAGATTGTGGATTGGAACTTTGGAATTGGAGCttattga